The sequence below is a genomic window from Silene latifolia isolate original U9 population chromosome 7, ASM4854445v1, whole genome shotgun sequence.
gaactccccccggcatcagccgagttctgtttcctggcggacttgtcagaccgtgacctattgttatcacggcgtctttcatcggaccgtggcccattattgtcacggcgtccttcatccggttgTCCTCCCGCGCTCTCCTTTTTCGAGGGTTCGGCCTCGCTGGGCCTACCcgggttttgtgatagtcctccaccttaatggcttgatcgCCAACTTTCGGCGGCGTCAAGGTcgggccgccgcacttgatgagctcgtttttaaggctccccttgggaggcctttcatcgatcGAAGGCCGCCGATTCGGGATTAATCTCCCGAATCTGTGAACctcgcgtcgaacctcttcacatagcttcgcaGACTCGCCGCCCTCccgtctgatagtcaggagatccgatgtctctaCGGCCtttctcttattgcaagagtactgggctaagaaggcgtcccttagatcggcgtaacagtataccgagccatcgggcagtcccttgtaccaactttgagccatcccatgcaaggtcgttgggaagactcggcaccagacctcgttgggttgctcccacaccgacatgtacgactcgaaggTTTCGGcgtggtcggtggggtcgctatctcctttgtatgtgagcgccggcaacttcagcttggttggcacggcggtttcaaggacataggcactgaggggctgtctgaccacatgtcgaacgacacgcggcgatcggctcctcgcattcttagtccggcttctctcctcgtagcgagaaggacttctcctccgactttggtgagtcgggcttcttctccaactctggcgagttgggcttctttcgctcctccggggtgtgcctcgtttgTGCCGCGGCGACGCGGTCCTCTCatgagtgcgagaaggacttaggtctaccacgaccactttgggctcctccggtgtcttgacagggtcagcttcgcctaatgctccgttcaagtttcttggagtcacattttgggccctggtctcctggacggtttccaccgctcttgtcggcgtgacagtgtgagccggcgtactcccaattaggtccaggagcatcttcagttttgctgcatcaaccacgtgtcccataatggtgacctggtcggcgggcagcggtgtatcCAGCATATTTGGCatcccgaattccggttggattaccccgccggtggagggctgcgcaactccagaattttggaaggtatcatcttggtgtaACTCGGTTTTGTCGcttacgaatacctcttgttgttttgacatcttcttagcttttggggtgggttttttgtgtttattttttgtttgggaatgaatgtgactagcttctagtgtcttttccccacagacggcgccaattgttccgggtttaattccagagcaagtattgttaccacccgtggcttgtagaatggcgtctttgcttgaatcctccttgcggtctcctgaaacgatgaacaaactgagggctcggctttggccgagcgtactcactccgacgcccaagtcagtaaacttagagaggtaagttatTGCTTGGCTTAGtgcatatattgtagagagataaggaagatattaccagatgaatagtgattcttaggttaaattatggatcctttcctcaatgaaggttgaggagtatttatagactttcaccttttgtcacgtagtggccaagtggctagcaggtggaaagaccgttctgccctcggccgatggacccgtggcaggccggccgagggtcttggatgtgagtacgcggatatgtgccccggctggccagttgccaggccgagacccaggtgacaggccgatggactgcatcggctagactgtctaagtcgttgactttgctgtggatatctttgaccttgctcaatatgttgactcggtcagcggtgcagaatatgccccatcaacaagAATAGCCTGCAAACCCCATATACTAGGTAAGCCCCTTGAGAGTGACAGGCTCGAAGTTTATAAGGCATAGACTCGGGCTATAAATACTCTACAAGATTGCTCTTGTTGAGACTTGAACCTGAGTTTCATGGGAATCACCCAAGTTTTAATCATTAGACTCCACCCTTGGGGACCCAATGCGCACCTAAGTGTATATACTCTGTTTTCGTTGTGTTTATTTATACTTGTTCTTGAGTACAATATCTATGTTAGAAAATGCAATTTAGACAATTAGCAATGTAGCAAAAGAAGTTGGTATATAACATTCAAATTTGAATATTGGCTTGGGATCGCCTCAAATTTAACCAAGCTTGATTTGGCCGAGTTAGGGGTGACAACGAGCTGAGCCGGGCCCAAGCTTGGCTTTGCTCGACTTGTGCTCATGAAGAAAAACGGGAGTTCGAGTCGATCTCGAGCTTCCCCGAGCTTGAAAAAATTGAGCTCATTACCACGCTCGCGAGCTTTAACTCGAGCTCAAGCCGAGTCTATATATAATTGTTAAgctattatcttttttttttttctttcgctaGGTTCAATAAGAGGGTTCAGAGATTATATATAAAAATATTGAGCAAATCAATGAAAACATTTGATATAGTTatacaaagatataataatggtaaatatttttaaaaattaagaGCAAGATATTTACTTATAACACAAATTCGAGCCGCTCACGAGCTTTTCTAGCCGAGTCAACGCTTGGTTGGCTTCACTCTTTAAGTTATTGAGCCGAGTCAAGCTCGagttgctcgcgagctgtctcgtctcattatcaGCCGTAGACCGAGCTCATTCCGAAGGCTTAAATAATTTACACCCCTAGGCTGATCAATTGAGAAAGTTTAGTTTTTTTTCCCCATTTTTAACCCTTACGCGGTTGTCTCTTGCCTTTCGCCATTGTTGTTTATTACACAAAAACTTGGGTCATTTTCCTTTTTTAAAATTCCTAGTCGCCattgttttattttttaaattcCTGTCGTGAATTCCAGCAACTTGTAACGTTGACAATTAGTTTGCAACAACCATTTTAAGATATAGTTATAACTTGCAGATCTAACTCAAGCATTGCTGACTTTGTTGTATCAAGGaaatacacacacacacaacaacaacaacaacaaaaattaaaagaAGGCATAATGAATAATTCTTCAATGATTGTCCATAGCCCGCCTTCATCCACATCCCCGGCTGAAGCGTCTATCATGAAACCTCCAACGAATGCAAGAATTAAGATGCAGCCTGAAGTGTACGAGGCTGCAGAAAGCGGATCTGTGGACCAACTGTGGGTGTTTGATAACTGGAAACAGGAGAAAACTGCAACGGGGAACAACGTCCTCCACGTCCACATAGGCATGCCGCTGATGATTCGTAGAGGTGTTCTGACTCTGCCTCATCACCTGAACATGTCCTTCATCCGACATGTTATTGATGAAACATCACAGAATTCTGCGGTGTTGCAGAGTAATGATAAGGGGGACACCCCCTTGCACTTTGCTGCTAGATTTGGGCACACAGATGCTGTGAAAATGTTACTTACACGGCCCGAGTTGGTTAATGCAGGGCTGTTAGATAAAGCCAACAATGCCAAGGATACGGCCTTACATGATGCTACTCGGGCAGGTCATGCTGATATCATCATGTTGCTGGTCGAAGCTGGTGAAGAGAATTCCCTACATCTTATGCCAAATAATTTGGGTGAAACTCCTCTTTTTCTTGCTGCTGAGAGAGGATGCTTCAAATCGTTTATTGCCATTGTCGGACATACAAGTCTCGCTACCCTCGAGCATAAAGGTCCTTGTGGCCAAACCGCCCTTCACCTCGCTGTCCTGTGGGGTAACCAAGGTTAGTAATTCTCTATTTGTTTCATCAGTTTTTTTGCCGTTTGTTGAGTTTGTGCTTTGATtctgtaatctgaaaactcctcacatattaataaaactctctcccttctgccatgtggacgtagctaacacatggttaatgaaccacgtaaatctgtgcgttgctttctttattgttctttgtttgtctttcttgcttctgttataacaCCGTTCAATTAACATTTCTAACAccactttaatttaatttaatgattgcAACAGATATTGTGGATCGGATTCTGGAAATTGATACGAGTAGTTTGCTAATAAGAGTTAAGAACGATCAGGGGCAAACCCCACTCCACTGTTGCGCGGCTCAGAATGTCAAGGAACAACGTATGATTCTAAGAGCTCTTCTAGATCAAGATGATAAGTACAATTCAGCGGCATACATCCAAGACAATGAGGGCCGAACACCCCTTCGCATTGCGACTCTAAACTCAAACTTTAATGGAGCAAAGATATTGATACGTTCGTACCCAGACTGTATCGAGATAGTGGACAACAAAGGACAGAATATGGTGCATCTTGCAGCAAATTTAGGATGCATCGATAAATTTAGACTATTTCTAAGAAAGGCGCCTAAGTGTGACAAGCTCATCAACGAGAAAGACGATGAAGGGAATACCCCTTTGCATCTTCTTGTTGCCACTGCACCCTATCTTTCCATCACGGGGGTAAAATTCTTGTTGACACGGCAAAGAAATCTGGATGTGAGGGCATTCAACAACAAGAATTTAACCGCAGGCGATATCATTGCTGCTAAAGACGGTCTTCTACCTCTTGTAAGTCTATCAGAGTTATAACCTGAgacatatatattattattttagaATATCAATTTGTTAAATTCATAAGAGTCCGGTATCAAACAccttgaccacttgtttaagagaggaAAGCCTCTATTCCGCACACTAGGAATAGCGGATGACTCTAATATTGCAGGAATAATGACTCTCATATCATTAGACCTGCCCAGATTTTTCTTTTGGAGCCTCATATTTCCGGTGCCATGTCATTTTTCTCCAGTGAGAAATTGACCCGGAAATCTTGTGTTGGGCTTAATTGCACATCAGTTATAACTTATGGGGTGGATTTGCACCAAAAGAAAGAGATGGGGTTAAATTGCACATATTGGCATACGTTTGAGACTTATTTGTCACTTTCCCGACACCTGGCCTATTCACATGAATTACAACTTCCCATGAACTATTGATAAGAAAAACTTTGTGCATTAATCTGTTACATTGGTATTTGGTAGGATGCATCCACGCGAAACAGGAGAACATCATTAATCCCAGAGGGCAAGCGCATAATCCCGGACGTCAGTAAAACTGAGGTTGCTGAAACAACAAACACAATGAACAATAATGTAGTATTACAAAACAAAGGCAGTTCGGAAATAGAAGACCGAATAAGTCGATACAAAAAAATGGAAGAGACTCATCTAGTAGTAGCTGCCCTCATTGCAACAGTGTCATTCGCTGCGGCTTTTACACTGCCTGGTGGGTTTGATCAATCTCCTGGGGAAAATATAGGATTGGCTCTGCTTGCAAAAAAGACTTCTTTCATGGTGTTTCTGGTTTCGGATACTATAGCCTTTACTATGTCCAGCATTGCAGTGATCTGTTATTTTTCAATGGCAAGTAGAAGTAAAAGTAAAAGCAATCTGAAAGGTGTTGAAACACTTTCTATGGTGGCTTATGCATTTACTACAATTTCGCTCGGTGCTTTGATGCTAACATTTGTGACAGGAGTATATACAATGGTTTCTCGATCCAGTGGACTTACTTCGACCGTCATAGTCATCTCTTTGTATTACTTCATACTCTATCTGGGTCTATGTGTCGGATCGTGGAGGGCGTTATGGGCTTGTAGTCAGAGATTCTAAATTTCTTAACATCGGAATTCTTTAAAGAGAAGATTTCAATGGGTTCTTAATATCGGACATTCCTAACAAAATGAGCTCATAGCCTTTTTCATGTAATAAGTTCTGTTTCTTGCGAAATAATTTTGCATTTGAATGAAAGACAACTACTTTGTTCGAGTAAAAGCTCAGCTATTATCTTGTAatgtttgttttgattttggagtGTTGTAATATTTTTATTAAGAAAACAAATATACATTTGATTGAGTAATTGCAAGCTTCAAATACTGTGAGTTGTGACACCTGAAGAAGAACACTAAATTTTTCTACTCTTTTGCTAATTGTCTAAATCAATGTAATGGACAGCAGCAACATATTCATTAAGCGCGTTTGTAAACAATTATTGACACGattttaattacataaattcttATATAAGGCGATTTCATGGACAAATAATCACGTGTATAAACAAGAACATTGACAGACTCAATCCCTAGATTCAGGTTTATACTTTATACTAGTATGatgatacatatatatatacatgagtATTTTTAGTCATACAGGAGCGCTCTTCTGGGATTCTGTTCTCCGTTTGTTCCATTCATCCCGGAAACCTTGCTTAAATAGAATCAAGTAGCAGACGAGTGACACGAAGAGGATGATCGAGATGACATTATTAAGAAATGAAGATACAACAGCAGATACTCCTGTCTGGAATGCCAGCATCAACGCAAACAATGAAATCGAGCTTAGAAACTCTGCAGTCATTGATAATCTTAGAACAGTTGCAGCATCCTTTTCTCCTGCAATTGTGAAGTAACACATTACAGCAAGACTTGACAGCGTAAAGGCTATTGTGTCCCATATCATAAACTGAGCGAACACAGGCTTCTTAGTCAGCACTGCCATGCCTATATTATTATCTCCGGGAGTTTGATCAAATCCACCTGGCACTGTAAATCCAGCTGCGAATGACACAGTTACTATTAATGCTGCAACAACCAGTCGAGTTTCTCCTGATTTTCGGAGATGGCTcactccttcttcttcttctccttttaCCCTGGTTGCATTCTCTTGTCTGTTGTTGATTGTCTCTTCACTTTCGCCATACTGTGTTCGTTCATCTCCATTGTTTGTTCGCCTTCCCCACGGGAGTGTCTTGCTTAGTTTCGTGAATTGAGTCTAAAATTAAATATACAGCAGATAAGGGCATTTTAGTTGAGCAGCGCAACAGTGAAGTGGGGTTTGACCACGGTCGTTCTGAATCCTGATTAGGGAACCACTATTGGCTACTTCAAGTATCTGGTCAACAATATCTGATGCATTCAAATTAAGAGCTGTTAGATATTAACAGCGGCATTCAACAAAGACTGAGTTTAGTAAATTTTGGTTATTTTACGAAGTTACCTTTGTTCCCGTACAGGACTGCAGAGTGAAGAGCGGTTTGACCGCAAGGACCTCTGTGTGCTAGGGCAGCAAGATCAGTAAGTCCAACAATGGCGCCAAATGACTTGGTATACCCTCTCTCAGCAGCAAGGAAAAGAGGAGTCTCACCAAACTTATTAGGCATATGGTCGAGAACAAGCGCAAGTTCAGAAGCTTGTTCAATCAGCATCCTTATGATTATAGCATGACCGACCCTAGCTGCATCATGTAAAACCGTGTCCATGTCGTTGTTAGCTTTATTCAAGACCCCGACCACCTCAGCCCGTTTTAGAAACTCTTGAACAGCATCAGTATGACCAAGCCGGACAGCTAGGTGTAATGGGGTGTCTCCTTTGTCATTTGCCTCCAACAACGCTGAATCGTCTACTGTTTCATCCAAAACATATCGGATGAACCGCAAGTTTACGTTCTCTGTTAAACTACCATTGACATTCGCAAGTCGCTTCCCAACATGAACATGGAGGACATTATTTCCAGTTGGAGTTTTCTGATGTTTCCAATTAAGCCATCGTAATTTCTCGACATTCCCGTCTTCTGCAGCCAGGTATACGTCACGCTCCATGCCACGTCTACCATTAGTACTTGCTGCTGATACCATCTGTTCATTGTCATTTGTTTGTGGATCGTTTCGAGAAGAGGAGGAAGAGAGTTGAATTAAGTTATCAGCCATTATTGTTTGCTTGTGTCAAAGTGTTGTTTGTGTTTGGTTCACAAATTATATGTTTCCTTATCTTTAGGGGCAGGATATTAACTACCAAGAGACTTGCGTTGAATTGTCTTATTTTGTACAAGTGAATGGCAGGGACTGGTTTGCAAATTTAGAAATTTGTGGAGTTCAAGTTCAATTTTGAACTCATCCTGTATTACCGTCTTCAGGAGTCCTAGTGGCCTAGTCCTAGGGTCAACTGGGGCGGGGTGGGGCGGGCTGTTAGGGCCGGGTTATCATATGGTTTAAC
It includes:
- the LOC141591334 gene encoding protein ACCELERATED CELL DEATH 6-like, with the protein product MIATDIVDRILEIDTSSLLIRVKNDQGQTPLHCCAAQNVKEQRMILRALLDQDDKYNSAAYIQDNEGRTPLRIATLNSNFNGAKILIRSYPDCIEIVDNKGQNMVHLAANLGCIDKFRLFLRKAPKCDKLINEKDDEGNTPLHLLVATAPYLSITGVKFLLTRQRNLDVRAFNNKNLTAGDIIAAKDGLLPLDASTRNRRTSLIPEGKRIIPDVSKTEVAETTNTMNNNVVLQNKGSSEIEDRISRYKKMEETHLVVAALIATVSFAAAFTLPGGFDQSPGENIGLALLAKKTSFMVFLVSDTIAFTMSSIAVICYFSMASRSKSKSNLKGVETLSMVAYAFTTISLGALMLTFVTGVYTMVSRSSGLTSTVIVISLYYFILYLGLCVGSWRALWACSQRF